From Flavipsychrobacter sp., a single genomic window includes:
- a CDS encoding beta-ketoacyl synthase N-terminal-like domain-containing protein: MELYINSVGSISGDGGKEGSYPTSCLYAAEPDYTAYIKPMQLRRMSKAVRMGIGASTIALEKVGLEKADALSAGTAMGCLADTEVFLKKLIDQEEQMLTPTAFIQSTHNTVAGQIALHTKCNGHNMTYVHRGHSFEHAMINTQLYLNDNPSEFVLTGGLDELTDGSIAALQRGRVYTSNNLEQHEVLEGINTGAVAGEGATFFVVSGKPLKDNVACVKDVYCFSTKDTNAAIEKVSGFAQCHEQNVDLVLLGDSGDKSTSEFYTQLRENIFKDVCQTSFKHLCGEYAVSSAYALSLLVDRELSDSLFRTDRPEKIRKVIIVNHFMHYYNCWYVELAV; this comes from the coding sequence ATGGAATTGTATATAAACAGTGTAGGGTCAATAAGTGGAGACGGAGGTAAAGAGGGTAGTTATCCGACTAGTTGCTTATATGCAGCAGAACCGGACTATACTGCGTATATAAAACCAATGCAGCTACGTAGAATGAGCAAGGCTGTTAGAATGGGTATTGGTGCATCTACGATAGCATTAGAAAAAGTGGGCTTAGAAAAAGCGGATGCCCTTTCTGCAGGAACAGCAATGGGCTGCTTGGCAGATACAGAGGTTTTTTTGAAGAAATTGATAGATCAGGAAGAGCAGATGCTAACACCTACTGCTTTTATACAATCAACACATAATACTGTAGCAGGACAAATAGCATTACATACTAAATGTAATGGTCATAATATGACATATGTACACCGTGGTCATTCTTTTGAACATGCTATGATCAATACACAGTTGTATCTAAATGATAACCCTAGTGAATTTGTGTTAACAGGTGGTTTGGATGAATTAACCGATGGTAGTATTGCAGCATTGCAAAGAGGGCGGGTTTATACTTCTAATAACTTAGAGCAGCATGAGGTACTTGAGGGTATTAATACAGGTGCAGTAGCGGGAGAAGGAGCAACTTTTTTTGTTGTCTCAGGAAAGCCTTTAAAAGATAATGTTGCTTGTGTTAAAGATGTGTATTGCTTTTCAACAAAAGATACAAATGCCGCTATTGAAAAGGTTAGTGGCTTTGCCCAATGTCATGAACAAAACGTAGATTTAGTTTTATTGGGCGATAGTGGAGATAAATCTACTAGCGAATTTTACACACAGCTAAGAGAAAATATATTTAAGGATGTATGTCAAACGTCATTCAAGCACTTATGTGGGGAGTATGCGGTAAGTAGTGCTTACGCATTGTCATTGTTAGTTGATAGGGAATTGTCTGATTCTTTATTTAGGACTGACCGACCTGAAAAAATCAGAAAAGTGATTATTGTAAATCACTTCATGCATTATTACAACTGCTGGTATGTAGAGCTAGCCGTATAG
- a CDS encoding choice-of-anchor V domain-containing protein: protein MKFINKTSLSMILICIIGYLSMFNSSGSYTSNGGRTGASFDNGTCSNGTSCHSSSGSFSPTTTLQLFDGSTAVTSYTANHSYTLRITISSSGTNSNTKYGFQAVSVKSSNNSNVSGWGTMPSGTKTVTISGRTYASHSTRLTSGVINIPWTSPVTSTGNITFYAAGLVADGNFQQTNDNVATSSLTISASTGSGCTKPTTTPNITHVKCFGDNTGAINITTSGGSSPFSFDWTGPSSFSSTAQNISYVKAGQYRLIITATGGCKDTIYPIINQPASKISLTKSSDAAFCIGDNIPLTASATGGTGTLAYTWLGPLSFTSNSKTPAISPAMVNHTGKYSITVTDANNCIATDTVNIQVDSLPMIDQMIVQKVAENTFKFSMDNPRYVDNQQWIFGDGLNNSNATITHTYTSKGAFVAKLIISNHCGSDTFMSNILNWPTNIYTLKDSKEPIKVYPNPCDKSATITISNDDTVNDILIMSIEGILVYKKRALPNSSFTINTRSYPSGLYLVHLKSTSSYYIHLIKVIH, encoded by the coding sequence ATGAAATTCATAAACAAGACCTCTCTTTCCATGATACTTATTTGCATCATTGGTTATTTGTCAATGTTTAACAGTAGTGGCTCCTACACAAGTAATGGCGGACGAACTGGTGCATCTTTTGATAATGGAACCTGCTCTAACGGCACAAGTTGTCATAGCAGTTCTGGTTCATTCTCCCCTACTACAACACTACAACTTTTTGACGGGTCGACTGCTGTAACGAGCTATACAGCAAACCATAGCTATACATTACGTATCACTATTAGTTCTTCAGGAACTAACTCTAACACCAAATACGGATTTCAAGCAGTTAGTGTCAAATCCAGCAATAATAGCAACGTTAGTGGCTGGGGAACTATGCCATCAGGCACTAAAACAGTAACTATAAGTGGCCGTACTTATGCTTCCCATAGTACAAGGCTTACAAGTGGTGTTATTAATATACCGTGGACATCTCCTGTTACTAGTACAGGAAATATCACTTTTTATGCAGCAGGCTTAGTTGCCGATGGAAACTTTCAACAAACAAATGATAATGTAGCAACCTCATCTCTAACTATATCTGCCTCTACAGGTAGTGGCTGTACGAAACCTACAACTACGCCTAATATAACTCATGTTAAATGCTTTGGTGATAACACAGGTGCAATTAATATTACTACTTCTGGCGGCAGCTCACCTTTCAGTTTCGATTGGACCGGCCCTAGTTCTTTTTCATCTACAGCCCAAAATATTAGTTATGTAAAAGCTGGACAATATCGCCTTATAATTACTGCTACAGGAGGCTGCAAGGATACTATATACCCTATTATCAATCAACCTGCTTCTAAAATTTCATTGACCAAATCTTCTGATGCAGCTTTCTGTATTGGTGATAATATACCATTAACAGCCTCAGCAACAGGGGGCACCGGTACACTTGCATATACTTGGCTAGGACCATTAAGCTTTACATCTAATAGTAAAACACCTGCTATTTCACCAGCTATGGTAAACCATACTGGTAAATATTCAATAACTGTTACAGATGCTAATAACTGCATTGCTACAGATACTGTCAATATACAAGTGGACTCTCTACCTATGATAGATCAAATGATTGTTCAAAAGGTTGCAGAAAATACTTTCAAATTTTCTATGGACAATCCACGTTATGTAGATAACCAACAATGGATATTTGGAGACGGACTAAATAATTCAAATGCGACTATTACGCATACCTACACTAGCAAAGGTGCTTTTGTTGCAAAGCTTATTATTTCAAATCATTGTGGTAGTGACACATTCATGAGCAATATTCTAAACTGGCCTACAAATATTTATACACTAAAGGATTCTAAAGAACCCATTAAAGTATACCCTAACCCTTGTGATAAAAGTGCAACTATCACTATTTCAAATGACGATACTGTCAATGATATTTTAATTATGTCTATTGAAGGTATTTTAGTTTACAAAAAGAGAGCTCTACCGAACTCATCTTTTACAATTAATACACGCTCTTACCCTTCAGGACTATACTTAGTGCATTTAAAATCTACGAGCAGTTATTACATCCACTTAATAAAGGTGATTCATTAG
- a CDS encoding FAD-binding oxidoreductase, with protein MLPQWQKGIVTKIEQATAGTRRYFITLPEVECFDFKPGQFVTADLPIHEKRNKRWRSYSIASMPDGSNVIELVIVYLDGGLGTTYLFNQIDEGAEVILRGPQGVFTMPDHLDTDFFFICTGTGIAPFRSMLHYIKEHNIPHKKLHLIFGTRTQKDLLYFDEMKQLEKELDGFHYHPVLSREKWDGEEGYVHDVYERICANKPEAQFMLCGWKMMVDDARKRLAEMGYDKKQIHFELYG; from the coding sequence ATGTTACCACAATGGCAAAAAGGTATTGTAACAAAAATTGAACAAGCTACAGCAGGTACACGTCGTTATTTCATCACCTTACCTGAAGTAGAATGCTTTGACTTTAAGCCGGGACAATTTGTTACAGCTGATTTACCAATACATGAAAAAAGAAATAAACGTTGGCGTAGTTACAGTATTGCATCTATGCCTGACGGCTCAAATGTAATAGAGCTAGTAATCGTTTATTTAGATGGAGGACTTGGAACAACTTATCTTTTCAACCAAATAGACGAAGGTGCAGAAGTAATACTAAGAGGCCCTCAAGGGGTATTTACGATGCCTGACCACCTTGATACAGACTTCTTCTTTATATGCACAGGCACTGGTATTGCTCCATTCAGAAGCATGTTACACTACATCAAAGAACATAATATACCTCATAAAAAATTACATCTAATTTTTGGCACACGTACCCAAAAAGACTTGCTCTATTTTGATGAAATGAAGCAACTTGAAAAAGAATTAGATGGCTTTCATTATCATCCTGTATTATCTAGAGAAAAATGGGATGGAGAAGAAGGTTATGTGCATGATGTATACGAAAGAATATGCGCCAATAAACCTGAAGCTCAATTCATGTTATGTGGTTGGAAAATGATGGTTGACGATGCTAGAAAAAGACTAGCGGAAATGGGATACGATAAAAAGCAGATTCACTTTGAACTATACGGCTAG
- a CDS encoding efflux RND transporter permease subunit, with protein sequence MKDKFKEFKPSSWSIDNRTAIYIFTVLISLAGLLSYINLPKEQFPEIKMAQIIVQTFYPGSSPENMENLVTKPIEKEVRNLTGVKKITSNSFQDFSIVTVEFNTDVDVTTAKRDVKDAVDKARKDLPQNLPNEPEVTDIDFSEIPIMNINISGNYDLDRLKNYADEIQDKIEELKEIKQAKMVGALEREIQINVDMYKMAAAGFSFMNIQNAVANENKSSTPGQVSMNNKKRILTIKNEFKSAEAIGNIIVKNEHGKALYLKDIADVVDGYEEQESYARLNGNNVITLQIIKAKGQNLIAASDNIQKVIEEMRESTLPQDLKIVTTGDLSEKTRTTLHDLINTIIIGFILVTLILMFFMGTTNALFVAMSVPLSCAIAFLAMPGLGISLNMVVLFSFLLALGIVVDDAIVVIENTHRIFDNGKIPISKAAKMATGEVFLPVLSGTATTLMPFIPLAFWDGLIGEFMVYLPLTLIITLLASLFVAYIINPVFAVSFMKPEQNDDTKTQKGWTKRQKITAVIFGAIAAIFYVTQMWGPANFVVFIYLLILLQRFFLNRVIKTFQTKTWPKFKDFYTRWLKRALNRPWTTMGLAALLIILSIVGIAIRKPKVDFFPKAEPNFVYVYLTMPVGTDQAYTNEKLLELEKKVNNVLEIDYKANKTNPIVKSVIANVTVGAVDPTANEIGNFPNKGRIEVAFVDFSERDGQSTTVYLQKIREAVQAVPGAQVVVDQEGGGPPVSKPVVIDIKGDNLDSLIVTSERLKKYLDDKRIAGVEKLLSDFQADKPELVFDINRERMNNEGISTQQVIGALRTAVFGIEISRFRDANDDYPITLRVKKEQRENIDAVRNMPLQFRDMGMGGVIREVPISAFADIKYGKTYGGIKRKDQKRIITLSSNLLVGYDLNQVLTSVKSELKDFKAPTGISITMGGQQEEQMETMSFLGNAMLIAMMLIFLILIMQFNSFGRTTIIMSEILFSVFGVLLGLAIFGNNVSIVMTGVGVVALAGIVVRNGILLVEFMDLMLKEGMTEYEAIVEAGRTRMTPVLLTALSTTLGLIPLGIGLNLDFATLFSELNPHIYLGGDNVAFWGPLAWSMIYGLMFATFLTLILVPVMLLLVFRFKNWLKKINSKVSESLAD encoded by the coding sequence ATGAAAGATAAGTTTAAAGAATTTAAGCCATCAAGCTGGTCGATTGACAATCGTACTGCTATATATATATTCACTGTTCTGATCTCACTTGCAGGTTTGTTAAGTTATATCAACTTACCTAAAGAGCAGTTTCCTGAGATAAAAATGGCACAAATTATTGTACAGACATTCTATCCAGGATCTTCTCCTGAAAACATGGAGAATTTGGTAACAAAACCAATCGAAAAAGAAGTAAGAAATTTGACTGGGGTTAAAAAGATTACCAGTAACTCCTTTCAAGACTTTTCTATTGTAACTGTTGAGTTTAATACCGATGTAGATGTTACTACTGCAAAGAGAGATGTAAAAGATGCGGTTGATAAAGCGAGAAAAGACCTGCCGCAAAACTTACCTAACGAGCCTGAAGTAACTGATATCGACTTCTCGGAAATTCCGATTATGAATATCAACATTTCAGGCAATTATGATTTAGATAGGCTTAAAAACTATGCTGATGAAATTCAGGATAAAATTGAGGAGCTTAAAGAGATCAAGCAAGCAAAAATGGTTGGTGCTCTTGAACGTGAAATTCAGATAAATGTGGACATGTATAAGATGGCTGCTGCTGGTTTCTCTTTCATGAATATTCAGAATGCAGTTGCTAATGAGAATAAATCATCAACTCCTGGTCAAGTATCCATGAATAATAAAAAAAGGATACTAACGATAAAGAATGAATTTAAATCTGCAGAAGCTATTGGGAATATCATTGTAAAAAATGAACACGGTAAAGCACTATACCTAAAAGATATTGCTGATGTAGTAGATGGTTATGAAGAACAAGAAAGCTATGCACGTTTAAATGGCAACAATGTAATAACCTTGCAAATAATAAAAGCAAAAGGACAGAACCTTATTGCGGCTTCTGACAACATCCAGAAAGTAATAGAAGAAATGAGAGAGAGCACTCTCCCTCAAGATCTAAAAATTGTTACTACTGGAGATTTATCTGAAAAGACAAGGACTACCTTACACGACCTGATCAATACAATTATTATTGGTTTCATTCTTGTAACATTGATCTTAATGTTCTTTATGGGTACTACAAATGCACTTTTTGTTGCTATGTCAGTACCTCTATCATGCGCAATAGCTTTCCTTGCAATGCCAGGACTAGGGATATCACTTAATATGGTCGTGTTATTCTCTTTCTTATTAGCACTAGGTATTGTAGTAGATGATGCCATTGTTGTAATAGAAAATACGCACCGGATATTTGACAATGGAAAAATCCCCATATCCAAAGCCGCCAAGATGGCTACTGGAGAAGTATTCTTACCAGTACTATCTGGAACTGCAACAACGCTAATGCCATTTATTCCGTTGGCATTTTGGGATGGCTTGATAGGTGAGTTTATGGTATATCTACCTCTTACACTCATCATCACATTGCTAGCCTCTTTATTTGTTGCCTATATCATCAACCCCGTTTTTGCTGTTAGCTTTATGAAGCCAGAACAGAACGATGATACTAAAACACAAAAAGGATGGACTAAACGTCAAAAGATAACTGCTGTTATTTTTGGAGCTATTGCAGCCATCTTCTATGTAACACAAATGTGGGGACCAGCAAACTTTGTAGTATTTATCTATCTATTAATATTATTACAACGTTTCTTCTTAAACAGAGTCATTAAAACTTTCCAAACAAAAACTTGGCCTAAATTTAAAGACTTCTATACAAGATGGCTAAAGCGCGCACTAAACAGACCTTGGACAACAATGGGTTTAGCTGCTTTACTTATTATTTTATCAATTGTAGGTATTGCTATTCGCAAACCTAAAGTAGACTTCTTCCCTAAAGCAGAACCTAACTTTGTATATGTATATCTTACAATGCCTGTAGGTACTGACCAAGCATATACTAATGAAAAGTTATTAGAGCTTGAAAAGAAAGTAAATAACGTTTTAGAAATTGACTATAAAGCAAATAAAACAAACCCAATCGTTAAGTCAGTAATTGCCAATGTAACGGTAGGCGCAGTTGACCCTACAGCTAACGAAATTGGTAATTTCCCGAACAAAGGTAGAATTGAAGTTGCTTTTGTTGACTTCTCTGAAAGAGACGGACAATCTACAACGGTATATCTACAGAAGATAAGAGAAGCTGTTCAGGCTGTTCCTGGCGCTCAGGTAGTTGTTGACCAAGAAGGAGGAGGACCTCCTGTATCCAAACCGGTAGTTATAGATATTAAAGGAGACAATCTTGATTCATTAATTGTAACTTCTGAAAGACTTAAAAAGTATTTGGACGACAAACGCATTGCAGGTGTTGAAAAACTATTGAGCGACTTCCAAGCGGACAAACCTGAATTAGTATTTGACATCAATAGAGAGCGCATGAATAATGAAGGTATCTCTACGCAACAAGTTATAGGTGCTTTAAGAACTGCTGTTTTTGGTATCGAAATATCTAGATTCAGAGATGCTAATGACGATTATCCAATAACTCTTAGAGTAAAGAAAGAACAGCGAGAAAACATTGATGCGGTTCGTAACATGCCTTTACAATTCAGAGACATGGGTATGGGCGGTGTTATACGTGAAGTACCAATTAGTGCTTTTGCTGACATAAAGTATGGTAAAACATATGGAGGCATAAAACGTAAAGATCAAAAACGTATAATTACTCTTTCTTCAAACCTGCTTGTTGGCTATGACTTGAACCAAGTTTTAACATCAGTTAAAAGCGAATTGAAGGATTTTAAAGCACCTACAGGAATTTCCATTACTATGGGAGGACAACAGGAAGAGCAAATGGAAACAATGAGTTTTTTAGGCAATGCCATGCTAATAGCTATGATGCTTATCTTCTTAATCCTTATCATGCAGTTCAACTCATTTGGACGTACAACCATTATAATGAGTGAGATCCTATTCAGTGTATTTGGTGTACTATTAGGGTTAGCTATTTTCGGGAATAATGTTTCGATTGTAATGACTGGTGTAGGCGTAGTTGCTCTAGCGGGTATTGTTGTTAGAAATGGTATTCTACTTGTAGAGTTTATGGATCTAATGCTAAAAGAAGGCATGACAGAATATGAAGCAATAGTAGAAGCTGGCAGAACACGTATGACTCCAGTACTATTAACAGCATTGTCTACAACACTGGGACTTATACCTCTTGGTATAGGGCTAAACCTAGACTTTGCAACCTTATTCTCTGAGTTAAATCCTCACATATATTTAGGTGGTGATAACGTTGCTTTCTGGGGGCCTCTTGCGTGGTCTATGATATATGGATTGATGTTTGCAACATTCCTTACATTAATTCTTGTACCAGTAATGTTACTATTAGTTTTCAGATTCAAAAATTGGTTAAAGAAAATAAACAGCAAGGTGAGCGAATCTCTTGCCGACTAA
- a CDS encoding carboxypeptidase-like regulatory domain-containing protein, whose protein sequence is MKRLLIILLLLPLSMVAQTLTGRVVDEKNTPLYPVTVVNVSTQQTTITSKDGLFSIPVKDGQQVTFSFIGYDVTEYIVSAGTPTQNIKINMHPLSYRLNEFVLRPKYTPYQIDSIEKQRIYAPALSRTHSSVMSPVSFVAERLSGRSKQIFRFQKSLTQWENSRFIDTRYTRPLVQQLTNLSGDTLGYFMSIHPMEYDFARAATELELKMWIRYNYRTWREKGSPIDSSIFNLSIEKPE, encoded by the coding sequence TTGAAAAGACTACTCATCATATTACTTTTATTACCATTGAGCATGGTTGCGCAGACTTTAACTGGTCGTGTTGTAGATGAGAAAAATACACCATTATATCCTGTTACAGTGGTGAATGTAAGCACACAACAAACAACGATCACCTCTAAAGATGGTCTATTTTCAATACCCGTAAAAGATGGGCAACAAGTAACTTTTTCATTTATTGGCTATGACGTAACAGAGTATATTGTTTCGGCAGGCACACCTACGCAAAACATCAAAATAAATATGCACCCTTTGTCGTACAGACTTAATGAATTTGTACTAAGGCCTAAGTATACTCCTTATCAGATCGATTCTATTGAAAAGCAAAGAATCTACGCGCCTGCGCTATCAAGGACACACAGCTCTGTAATGAGCCCAGTTTCATTCGTAGCAGAACGATTGTCAGGTAGAAGCAAGCAGATATTCCGATTTCAAAAAAGCCTGACACAATGGGAAAATAGCCGATTTATTGACACACGCTATACAAGACCTTTAGTACAACAGCTTACCAACCTTAGCGGAGATACATTAGGGTATTTTATGAGCATACACCCTATGGAGTATGATTTTGCCAGAGCAGCTACGGAACTGGAACTGAAAATGTGGATCAGATATAATTATAGAACTTGGCGGGAAAAAGGAAGTCCCATTGACAGTTCTATTTTTAATCTTTCTATCGAAAAGCCCGAATAA
- the kbl gene encoding glycine C-acetyltransferase: protein MSSPSFYNRLQEELKEIQDSGLYKNERFIESEQGAEITVNGKKVLNFCANNYLGLSSHSKVIEAAHKTIDNRGYGMSSVRFICGTQDIHKELEEKLSKFVGAEDTILYVACFDANGGVFEPLLNSEDVIISDTLNHASIIDGVRLCKAQRARYKHNDMADLEEQLKAHAGARTRLIVTDSVFSMDGTIAQLDKICDLADKYDALVMIDESHSSGFMGKNGRGVHELCGVMDRIDIITSTLGKALGGASGGFTSGKKEIIDMLRQRSRPYLFSNTVAPSVVGATIAVLDMLSETTELRDKLEENTLYFREQMTAVGFDIKPGTHPIVPIMLYDAVVAQKMAASMLEEGIYVIGFFYPVVPKGEARIRVQISAGHNKEQLDKAIAAFTKVGKDLGVIK from the coding sequence ATGTCAAGTCCATCTTTCTACAATAGATTACAAGAAGAGTTAAAAGAAATCCAAGATTCAGGTTTATATAAGAATGAAAGGTTTATAGAATCTGAACAAGGTGCAGAGATTACAGTTAATGGAAAGAAAGTGCTTAATTTTTGTGCTAATAACTATTTGGGTCTGTCTTCGCACTCTAAAGTTATAGAAGCGGCACACAAGACGATAGATAATCGTGGTTATGGGATGAGCTCTGTTCGTTTTATATGTGGTACGCAGGATATACATAAAGAGCTGGAGGAAAAGTTGTCAAAATTTGTTGGTGCGGAGGATACGATACTATACGTTGCTTGTTTTGATGCTAATGGTGGTGTTTTTGAGCCATTATTGAATAGTGAAGATGTTATTATTTCTGATACATTAAATCATGCGTCTATCATTGATGGTGTTCGTCTTTGTAAAGCACAAAGGGCGAGATACAAGCATAATGACATGGCTGACTTGGAAGAACAGCTAAAAGCACATGCCGGAGCTAGAACGAGGCTAATTGTTACAGACTCTGTTTTTTCAATGGATGGTACTATTGCACAATTAGATAAAATTTGTGACTTAGCGGATAAATATGATGCGTTAGTGATGATAGACGAAAGCCATTCTTCGGGTTTTATGGGTAAAAATGGTAGAGGTGTGCATGAGCTATGTGGTGTGATGGATAGAATAGATATAATTACAAGTACTTTGGGTAAAGCCTTGGGTGGTGCATCTGGTGGTTTTACTAGTGGTAAGAAAGAGATAATAGACATGCTACGTCAACGCAGCCGTCCATATTTATTCTCTAATACTGTTGCTCCATCAGTGGTAGGCGCCACTATAGCTGTATTGGACATGTTAAGTGAAACAACAGAACTAAGGGACAAGCTTGAAGAGAATACATTGTATTTTAGAGAGCAGATGACTGCGGTTGGTTTTGACATCAAGCCTGGCACACACCCTATTGTTCCAATAATGTTGTATGATGCTGTAGTAGCGCAAAAGATGGCTGCAAGCATGCTAGAAGAAGGCATCTATGTGATTGGTTTCTTTTATCCCGTAGTGCCAAAAGGGGAGGCTCGTATTCGTGTTCAAATATCTGCGGGGCACAATAAGGAACAATTAGATAAAGCAATAGCAGCATTTACTAAAGTTGGGAAGGATCTAGGAGTGATTAAATAA
- the selD gene encoding selenide, water dikinase SelD, producing MEENEIKLTQYAHGAGCGCKIAPTVLAEILEANTIAPNNDKLLIGNSSKDDACAYDIGNGNALITTTDFFTPIVDDAFDFGRIASANAISDVYAMGGTPFLAIAILGWPVDKLPASLANKVLEGSRAVCAEAGISLAGGHSIDVAEPFFGLAVNGICAIENLKKNNTAKEGDMLLLTKPLGVGILSTAQKRGLITDEQQKEMMSYMASLNKVGELLAKIEGVHAMTDVTGFGILGHLIEMAEGSALSAELYYDNLKIVTGATEYLKQRVVPDATYRNWNAYSNKTSFDSGVDVMEAFNLLPDPQTNGGLLVAVSEDAVSDIVEVFKDVGLGDFIDPIGRMVAPQEKVIIVK from the coding sequence ATGGAAGAAAATGAAATAAAGTTAACTCAATATGCACATGGAGCAGGGTGCGGTTGTAAAATTGCTCCTACAGTATTAGCTGAAATACTTGAAGCCAATACTATTGCTCCAAATAATGATAAGTTGCTCATTGGCAATAGTTCTAAAGATGATGCTTGTGCTTACGATATAGGAAATGGAAATGCATTAATAACCACCACTGACTTTTTTACACCTATTGTTGATGACGCATTTGATTTTGGGAGAATAGCTTCTGCTAACGCGATTAGTGATGTTTATGCTATGGGTGGAACCCCTTTTTTGGCTATCGCAATTTTAGGTTGGCCAGTAGATAAGTTGCCTGCTAGCTTAGCCAATAAGGTTTTAGAAGGTAGTAGAGCAGTATGTGCAGAGGCTGGCATTTCTTTAGCAGGAGGTCATAGTATAGATGTTGCAGAACCTTTTTTCGGGCTAGCTGTAAATGGCATATGCGCTATTGAAAATTTAAAGAAAAACAACACAGCGAAAGAAGGAGATATGTTATTGCTAACAAAACCACTAGGTGTAGGAATACTTTCTACAGCACAAAAAAGAGGGTTGATAACTGATGAACAACAAAAGGAGATGATGTCTTATATGGCTTCACTTAACAAGGTTGGGGAGTTGTTGGCAAAAATTGAAGGAGTACATGCAATGACTGATGTAACAGGCTTCGGGATATTAGGACATTTAATTGAAATGGCAGAGGGTAGTGCTCTGTCTGCAGAGCTGTATTATGATAATTTGAAAATTGTAACAGGTGCTACTGAATATCTTAAGCAACGTGTTGTGCCCGATGCTACTTACAGAAATTGGAACGCATATAGCAATAAGACCTCGTTTGATTCAGGTGTAGATGTGATGGAAGCATTCAATTTATTGCCTGACCCTCAAACAAATGGGGGGCTCTTAGTTGCAGTGTCTGAAGATGCAGTAAGTGATATTGTAGAGGTTTTTAAGGATGTGGGACTAGGTGATTTTATTGATCCTATAGGTAGGATGGTAGCTCCTCAAGAAAAAGTGATTATAGTAAAATAA
- the mnmH gene encoding tRNA 2-selenouridine(34) synthase MnmH, whose protein sequence is MAIKKISILEFLELRKSCVVLDVRSPGEFAHAHILGAISMPLFTDEERKVVGTSYKQESRERAIKIGLDYFGVKMRKMVEEVEHIIQKNSCSKIIVHCWRGGMRSAGVAWLLDLYGFDVHVLTGGYKAYRKWIHQQFSVGYKFLILSGYTGSGKTLVLKSLKDKQEAAVDLEATAIHRGSSFGGMKEPQPTQEMFENKLGEALANLKVQSEEYIWIEDESQRIGNLNIPPPLWQTMRRGSVCFLDVPFEERLKHIVEEYGVVDKQDLIEATYRIQKRLGGLETKKCIEHLENERVTDAFEVLLKYYDKQYLKAFNKRGLHEHEIETIICKHVSGEENAEKLIVWKKMK, encoded by the coding sequence ATGGCAATTAAGAAAATAAGCATACTAGAGTTTCTGGAATTAAGAAAGAGTTGCGTTGTGTTAGATGTACGCAGTCCTGGTGAGTTTGCTCATGCACATATTTTAGGAGCCATATCTATGCCTTTATTTACGGATGAAGAAAGAAAAGTTGTAGGAACTTCTTATAAACAAGAAAGTCGAGAGCGCGCAATAAAAATAGGGTTGGACTATTTTGGAGTAAAGATGCGGAAGATGGTAGAGGAGGTAGAGCATATAATACAGAAAAACTCATGTTCAAAAATTATTGTCCATTGTTGGAGAGGAGGTATGCGTAGTGCAGGTGTTGCTTGGTTGTTAGATTTGTATGGTTTTGATGTACATGTATTAACAGGAGGGTATAAGGCCTATAGGAAATGGATTCACCAGCAATTTAGTGTGGGGTATAAATTTTTAATATTGAGCGGATATACAGGTTCGGGCAAGACACTAGTATTGAAAAGTTTGAAAGATAAACAAGAAGCTGCAGTGGATTTAGAAGCTACTGCTATACACAGGGGGTCTTCTTTTGGAGGCATGAAAGAGCCTCAGCCTACACAAGAAATGTTTGAAAATAAGCTAGGGGAAGCGCTGGCTAATTTAAAGGTGCAATCTGAGGAATATATATGGATAGAAGACGAAAGTCAAAGGATAGGTAACTTAAATATACCCCCTCCTTTATGGCAAACTATGCGCAGGGGAAGTGTGTGCTTTTTAGACGTTCCCTTTGAAGAAAGATTAAAGCACATTGTTGAAGAATATGGTGTAGTAGATAAGCAGGATTTAATAGAGGCTACTTATCGAATCCAGAAAAGATTAGGTGGTTTAGAAACAAAAAAATGTATAGAGCATTTGGAGAATGAAAGAGTGACTGATGCATTTGAAGTCTTATTAAAGTATTATGATAAACAGTACTTAAAAGCGTTTAATAAAAGAGGACTGCATGAGCATGAAATTGAAACAATAATATGTAAGCATGTATCAGGTGAAGAAAATGCTGAAAAATTGATAGTATGGAAGAAAATGAAATAA